Proteins found in one Pongo pygmaeus isolate AG05252 chromosome 8, NHGRI_mPonPyg2-v2.0_pri, whole genome shotgun sequence genomic segment:
- the WBP1L gene encoding WW domain binding protein 1-like isoform X3, with translation MPNLTAFQDKEACVGTNNQSYICDTGHCCGQSQCCNYYYELWWFWLVWTIIIILSCCCVCHHRRAKHRLQAQQRQHEINLIAYREAHNYSALPFYFRFLPNYLLPPYEEVVNRPPTPPPPYSAFQLQQQQLLPPQCGPAGGSPPGVDPTRGSQGAQSSPLSGPSRSSTRPPSIADPEPSDLPVERAATKAPGMEPSGSVAGLGELDPGAFLDKDAECREELLKDDSSEHGAPDSKEKTPGRHRRFTGDSGIEVCVCNRGHHDDDLKEFNTLIDDALDGPLDFCDSCHVRPPGDEEEGLCQPSEEQAREPGHPHLPRPPACLLLNTINEQDSPNSQSSSSPS, from the exons gatAAGGAAGCCTGTGTGGGTACCAACAATCAAAGCTACATCTGTGACACAGGACACTGCTGTGGACAGTCTCAGTGCTGCAACTACTACTATGAACTCTGGT GGTTCTGGCTGGTGTggaccatcatcatcatcctgaGCTGCTGCTGTGTTTGCCACCACCGCCGAGCCAAGCACCGCCTTCAGGCCCAGCAGCGGCAACATGAAATCAACCTGATCGCCTACCGAGAAGCCCACAATTACTCAGCGCTGCCATTTTATTTCA GGTTTTTGCCAAACTATTTACTACCTCCTTATGAGGAAGTGGTGAACCGACCTCCAACTCCTCCCCCACCATACAGTGCCTTCCAGctacagcagcagcagctgctgcctcCACAGTGTGGCCCTGCAGGTGGCAGTCCCCCGGGCGTTGATCCCACCAGGGGATCCCAGGGGGCACAGAGCAGCCCCTTGTCTGGGCCCAGCAGAAGCAGCACAAGACCCCCAAGCATCGCTGACCCTGAGCCCTCTGACCTACCAGTTGAACGAGCAGCCACCAAAGCCCCGGGGATGGAGCCCAGTGGCTCTGTGGCTGGCCTGGGGGAGCTGGACCCGGGGGCCTTCCTGGACAAGGATGCAGAATGTAGGGAGGAGCTGCTGAAAGATGACAGCTCTGAACACGGCGCACCCGACAGCAAAGAGAAGACGCCTGGGAGACATCGCCGCTTCACAGGTGACTCGGGcattgaagtgtgtgtgtgcaacCGGGGCCACCATGACGATGACCTCAAAGAGTTCAACACGCTCATCGATGATGCTCTGGATGGGCCCCTGGACTTCTGCGACAGCTGCCATGTGCGGCCCCCTGGTGACGAGGAGGAAGGCCTCTGCCAGCCCTCCGAGGAGCAGGCTCGAGAGCCTGGGCACCCGCACCTGCCACGGCCGCCCGCATGCCTGCTGCTGAACACCATCAACGAGCAGGACTCTCCCAACTCCCAGAGCAGCAGCTCCCCCAGCTAG
- the WBP1L gene encoding WW domain binding protein 1-like isoform X1: MERRRLLGGMALLLLQALPSPLSARAEPPQDKEACVGTNNQSYICDTGHCCGQSQCCNYYYELWWFWLVWTIIIILSCCCVCHHRRAKHRLQAQQRQHEINLIAYREAHNYSALPFYFRFLPNYLLPPYEEVVNRPPTPPPPYSAFQLQQQQLLPPQCGPAGGSPPGVDPTRGSQGAQSSPLSGPSRSSTRPPSIADPEPSDLPVERAATKAPGMEPSGSVAGLGELDPGAFLDKDAECREELLKDDSSEHGAPDSKEKTPGRHRRFTGDSGIEVCVCNRGHHDDDLKEFNTLIDDALDGPLDFCDSCHVRPPGDEEEGLCQPSEEQAREPGHPHLPRPPACLLLNTINEQDSPNSQSSSSPS, encoded by the exons gatAAGGAAGCCTGTGTGGGTACCAACAATCAAAGCTACATCTGTGACACAGGACACTGCTGTGGACAGTCTCAGTGCTGCAACTACTACTATGAACTCTGGT GGTTCTGGCTGGTGTggaccatcatcatcatcctgaGCTGCTGCTGTGTTTGCCACCACCGCCGAGCCAAGCACCGCCTTCAGGCCCAGCAGCGGCAACATGAAATCAACCTGATCGCCTACCGAGAAGCCCACAATTACTCAGCGCTGCCATTTTATTTCA GGTTTTTGCCAAACTATTTACTACCTCCTTATGAGGAAGTGGTGAACCGACCTCCAACTCCTCCCCCACCATACAGTGCCTTCCAGctacagcagcagcagctgctgcctcCACAGTGTGGCCCTGCAGGTGGCAGTCCCCCGGGCGTTGATCCCACCAGGGGATCCCAGGGGGCACAGAGCAGCCCCTTGTCTGGGCCCAGCAGAAGCAGCACAAGACCCCCAAGCATCGCTGACCCTGAGCCCTCTGACCTACCAGTTGAACGAGCAGCCACCAAAGCCCCGGGGATGGAGCCCAGTGGCTCTGTGGCTGGCCTGGGGGAGCTGGACCCGGGGGCCTTCCTGGACAAGGATGCAGAATGTAGGGAGGAGCTGCTGAAAGATGACAGCTCTGAACACGGCGCACCCGACAGCAAAGAGAAGACGCCTGGGAGACATCGCCGCTTCACAGGTGACTCGGGcattgaagtgtgtgtgtgcaacCGGGGCCACCATGACGATGACCTCAAAGAGTTCAACACGCTCATCGATGATGCTCTGGATGGGCCCCTGGACTTCTGCGACAGCTGCCATGTGCGGCCCCCTGGTGACGAGGAGGAAGGCCTCTGCCAGCCCTCCGAGGAGCAGGCTCGAGAGCCTGGGCACCCGCACCTGCCACGGCCGCCCGCATGCCTGCTGCTGAACACCATCAACGAGCAGGACTCTCCCAACTCCCAGAGCAGCAGCTCCCCCAGCTAG
- the WBP1L gene encoding WW domain binding protein 1-like isoform X2 gives MPFLLGLRQDKEACVGTNNQSYICDTGHCCGQSQCCNYYYELWWFWLVWTIIIILSCCCVCHHRRAKHRLQAQQRQHEINLIAYREAHNYSALPFYFRFLPNYLLPPYEEVVNRPPTPPPPYSAFQLQQQQLLPPQCGPAGGSPPGVDPTRGSQGAQSSPLSGPSRSSTRPPSIADPEPSDLPVERAATKAPGMEPSGSVAGLGELDPGAFLDKDAECREELLKDDSSEHGAPDSKEKTPGRHRRFTGDSGIEVCVCNRGHHDDDLKEFNTLIDDALDGPLDFCDSCHVRPPGDEEEGLCQPSEEQAREPGHPHLPRPPACLLLNTINEQDSPNSQSSSSPS, from the exons ATGCCTTTCCTTTTGGGTCTTAGACAG gatAAGGAAGCCTGTGTGGGTACCAACAATCAAAGCTACATCTGTGACACAGGACACTGCTGTGGACAGTCTCAGTGCTGCAACTACTACTATGAACTCTGGT GGTTCTGGCTGGTGTggaccatcatcatcatcctgaGCTGCTGCTGTGTTTGCCACCACCGCCGAGCCAAGCACCGCCTTCAGGCCCAGCAGCGGCAACATGAAATCAACCTGATCGCCTACCGAGAAGCCCACAATTACTCAGCGCTGCCATTTTATTTCA GGTTTTTGCCAAACTATTTACTACCTCCTTATGAGGAAGTGGTGAACCGACCTCCAACTCCTCCCCCACCATACAGTGCCTTCCAGctacagcagcagcagctgctgcctcCACAGTGTGGCCCTGCAGGTGGCAGTCCCCCGGGCGTTGATCCCACCAGGGGATCCCAGGGGGCACAGAGCAGCCCCTTGTCTGGGCCCAGCAGAAGCAGCACAAGACCCCCAAGCATCGCTGACCCTGAGCCCTCTGACCTACCAGTTGAACGAGCAGCCACCAAAGCCCCGGGGATGGAGCCCAGTGGCTCTGTGGCTGGCCTGGGGGAGCTGGACCCGGGGGCCTTCCTGGACAAGGATGCAGAATGTAGGGAGGAGCTGCTGAAAGATGACAGCTCTGAACACGGCGCACCCGACAGCAAAGAGAAGACGCCTGGGAGACATCGCCGCTTCACAGGTGACTCGGGcattgaagtgtgtgtgtgcaacCGGGGCCACCATGACGATGACCTCAAAGAGTTCAACACGCTCATCGATGATGCTCTGGATGGGCCCCTGGACTTCTGCGACAGCTGCCATGTGCGGCCCCCTGGTGACGAGGAGGAAGGCCTCTGCCAGCCCTCCGAGGAGCAGGCTCGAGAGCCTGGGCACCCGCACCTGCCACGGCCGCCCGCATGCCTGCTGCTGAACACCATCAACGAGCAGGACTCTCCCAACTCCCAGAGCAGCAGCTCCCCCAGCTAG